The following coding sequences are from one Nicotiana tomentosiformis chromosome 3, ASM39032v3, whole genome shotgun sequence window:
- the LOC138907506 gene encoding uncharacterized protein: MGSLAHLEACQRPLTREVHQLASLGVRLADSNDGGVIVLNRTESSLATEVKEKQYNDPVLVQLKEGIHKHKTTVVSLGMDDGSTNIYYDLKEINWWNDMKRGVADFVAKCSNCQQGSWDDHLPLIEFAYNNSFDAGIQMTTFKALYGRRCRLSIGWFEVGEVELIGPDHVHQAVEKVKIIKERLKTAQSRQKSYSVVRRRDLEFKEDDWVFLKVSPMKGIMQFGNKGKLSPSQVQKLRNKQIAPVKVLWRNQQVKEATWEVENEMKKKYPHLFE; encoded by the exons atgggtagtttggctcacttggaggcatgtcaaaggcccttgacccgggaggttcaccagttggccagtttgggagttcgtcttgcggactctaatgatGGGGGAGTGATTGTGCTGAATAGGACGGAATCATCGCTTGcgacggaggtcaaggagaagcaatataatgatccagtgttggtgcagctgaaggaagggattcataaacataagactacagttgtttctcttggcatggatgacg GTTCTACGAATATATATTATGATCTCAAGGAAATtaactggtggaatgacatgaagaggggtgtggcagactttgtggcaaaatgttcaaactgccaacag ggtagctgggatgatcatttgccgctcatagaatttgcttataacaacagcttcgaTGCCGGTATTCAGATGACGACATttaaggccttatatggtagaagatgtagattgtcgattgggtggttcgaggttggagaagttgaactaataggaccagaccaTGTGCATCAGGCtgtggaaaaggttaagatcataaaggagcggttgaaaactgctcagagtcgtcaaaaatcctattcggttgttcgtcgtagagacttagagttcaaggaagacgattgggtgttcttgaaggtatctcccatgaaggggatcatgcagTTTGGAAacaaagggaaattaagtccgag TCAGGTCCAAAAGTTGAGGAACAAACAAATTGCACCCGTAAaggtattatggcgaaaccagcaagtcaaagaagctacttgggaagtcgagaatgaaatgaaaaagaagtaccctcatttgtttgaatag